Part of the Oncorhynchus kisutch isolate 150728-3 linkage group LG2, Okis_V2, whole genome shotgun sequence genome, GTTACGCCACTGTTCATGTGAGGGTCAAATCCATTCACGTTGGAAGGTACATCATGTTCATGTGTCGAGGGAGAGTAATCATAGCAGTCGTCCTGTATCCACATACTGTGGTCACCTGGTGAGGAATGGCAAAGCTGATGATTGAAAAGCATATCTAGTGTCCTGAAGCTGGCGTTGCACTCCTCACATTGATAAGGCAGGCACTGCTGCTGTTCAAGTCCTTGGAGAGTTTTGTTTGGTCTCTCATCGATCCACTGGTACTCCGGGTGTTCTCGCAGCATGTGCTGCTTGTAGGGCCCAACGAAGCGGAAACCTTGGCGACACTTTGGACATGAGAACCGTCCTAGTTTCTGTCTGTGGATTCGCTGGTGAAGCCAAAGTTTTTTCCAGCTTTCCAGGGTCTTTCCACAGCAGTCACAGGTGTAGCTCTGACTGTGGGCATGAGTTAGCATGTGGGCTCGGAGTCTTCCTGTGTGTCTGAAAAGTCTTCCACAACGTGGGCATAAGTACTTCCTCGGGTCAGATTTACGATCTAGACTGTTCAACTTTGATACAAGTGGGGTGAGATTGTTTGTGGGTATAATGCATGTTTGGAAGGGGCGCAGAGTTGTAGCAATGGCTTTATTGGGATGTGTTTGTGAAGACAGACGACCACTTTGTTTTTGCTGTGAGGTAGGTTCACAGTTCAGCAATGAGGCAGAGGAAGCTGAACTCTGTCCAAGGTTCTGAAATGGGTGACTATCAGCAGCTGCAGGAAATACTAATTGGGTGACTGGTGAATGACTCTTGACACTTGGTTGCTGCAAGCTTTGCTGATTAGGGGCTCTAGGTTTCCAAATCCTAAATTCAGATTTGGATGTCATCTTCTCCCCCCTAACTTTGGTGCAATATTGGTGGTGCTCTTCAAATTCTGACATCACACTAAACAGCTGGTCACAGAATAAACAGCGAAATAGCTTCACACCAGCATGGGTTTTCAGGTGGGTTTTGTACTGACGCCTCTGAACAAATCTCTCTTCGCAGATGTGGCATGTAAAAGATATGAAAGGCTTCTTCCGGCTCCCTCTGTCATTACTCTCCCTCAGGCCCTTGCAGGGATGTTTTTTTGCAGATGACAACTGagtgaaactctttccacaccatgtgcagttgtaagGCTTAATGGACCAGTGTGTCACCTCATGAATACGAATTGATGAGCGATTACTAAAGGCTTTCCCACATACTTTACAGATATATGGTTTTTCCCCAGTGTGCATACGTATATGAACCTGCAGACCAGACCAAAAGGGAAACACTTTCCCACAAATGTGGCATTTgagtatccccccctttccccttttTCTCCTTTCTTTCAGAGAAACAAGGGGTGTATGAGTGGCCTCATTTCTGTTATCCTTCGTTTTACTCTCAGGCTCAGAGTCCTGGTTCGGGTTCTGCGAGTGCCACTTGCAATGAGCAAGCAATTCCTCTGAATTACTGAACTTCATTTTGCAATAAGGACACTTCAGAGGCTGACAGCGCTTGTTATGTTTCTTGACATGACTTTTTAAGTTAGATAGCTGGGCAAAGTCTTGGTCACAATCAATGCACTTATAGGGCCTTTCGCCTGTATGAGTGCGTAGATGGACGGTATATACAGACACAAAATCAAAATGGCGTCCGCAGTACTCACACGTTTTCCCTGTGCCTTTTGGTCTCCCTTTTGGTCGACCCCTAGCCTTCGGACAACTGCTTGTTGGGTTATATTCAGTTTCATCGcctacaccatctctctctttcttgattTTCTTACTTGTAAATTCACCTTGTACGACATCTGATTTCGAAAAGGACTCATGCGACATAGTTTCTAATATGTTTACATCAGTGACGATAGGATTTTGGTGACTCTCAGGCAAATCTTTAAATCCTTCATCTGTTGACTTACTTCCATTTGAAAAGCTGTCATTTGTGTTGCCCTCATACTCCCAAGCTGACTCGCCACAGTCCATCTCCTTTCCAACATCACCATTGCCTTCATCGACCTGCTTTGACATGGTGTCTGGATCTCCCTGTGAGGTCACACGTTGGAGTCTACCTCTATCATCAATGAACCTTTTCCTCTTTCCTTTTTTGTATTTCGTTTTTCCAAAAACGAACCGGGATCGCTTTCTGGGAGCAGTGCCAGCAGATCCTCTGCGTTTGTCAACTTTGAGTGGCTTTTTGAATTCAGTGCCTTCACAACTAGTATTACAGGGCTCAACCTTCACACTGGTGTCAGTTTGGCATTGAAAAGACATGAGACAATTTGACTGTGTCAGGGACTTAAAATCCCCCAGC contains:
- the LOC109906866 gene encoding uncharacterized protein LOC109906866, with the protein product MPPMKEPLQRLQLQRESKSQQNKVVAEPSDTRSLPGTPVSVVHPNSRKVNSGDINHRRKLTKTQANMEKMHVNSPATGHARTQCESANPEVHLSLTGSEQTLNCITKELVGVTRPAAVDVVRKRGRPHKKAKMLHTVLQTVESSSHLSTAESKDWSETMSDRANAISFTTNCVENRDDTSLRAIETKAIPLNCEPSNTAVSVLDLSPQDHQPAESSPVAISPLEPKRKRGRPKGSTKKRPGRTMNTISVQQSHVTEENIVIKKEPDEMLSGKERRGNIGPQPEETPVEPKHRVGRPPKKTTLVRQFALAQRKSQRKSCSITASVNSQDITPQHQKIETERSDYIARHVSVSLSRVDSQRGGRSSGTADMISNVKCEDIEIELGDFKSLTQSNCLMSFQCQTDTSVKVEPCNTSCEGTEFKKPLKVDKRRGSAGTAPRKRSRFVFGKTKYKKGKRKRFIDDRGRLQRVTSQGDPDTMSKQVDEGNGDVGKEMDCGESAWEYEGNTNDSFSNGSKSTDEGFKDLPESHQNPIVTDVNILETMSHESFSKSDVVQGEFTSKKIKKERDGVGDETEYNPTSSCPKARGRPKGRPKGTGKTCEYCGRHFDFVSVYTVHLRTHTGERPYKCIDCDQDFAQLSNLKSHVKKHNKRCQPLKCPYCKMKFSNSEELLAHCKWHSQNPNQDSEPESKTKDNRNEATHTPLVSLKERRKRGKGGILKCHICGKVFPFWSGLQVHIRMHTGEKPYICKVCGKAFSNRSSIRIHEVTHWSIKPYNCTWCGKSFTQLSSAKKHPCKGLRESNDRGSRKKPFISFTCHICEERFVQRRQYKTHLKTHAGVKLFRCLFCDQLFSVMSEFEEHHQYCTKVRGEKMTSKSEFRIWKPRAPNQQSLQQPSVKSHSPVTQLVFPAAADSHPFQNLGQSSASSASLLNCEPTSQQKQSGRLSSQTHPNKAIATTLRPFQTCIIPTNNLTPLVSKLNSLDRKSDPRKYLCPRCGRLFRHTGRLRAHMLTHAHSQSYTCDCCGKTLESWKKLWLHQRIHRQKLGRFSCPKCRQGFRFVGPYKQHMLREHPEYQWIDERPNKTLQGLEQQQCLPYQCEECNASFRTLDMLFNHQLCHSSPGDHSMWIQDDCYDYSPSTHEHDVPSNVNGFDPHMNSGVTHSHQELHHTYYPSPPLQANHPRGSHLLHYFSNHSDVLHSLSPLIPVPPPMQHPGFQPGLQLYDSTQLLTSPLSPLYSQVETIPNPDRKDGNVNRKQSRIYGNAAKRAARSKEDKATMGGLDCAECGVQFPAVSQLYEHYLQHARGEV